From the genome of Limisalsivibrio acetivorans, one region includes:
- a CDS encoding molybdopterin-dependent oxidoreductase has protein sequence MSCLRRLNCPVFNAERLQSVPEKDEYTVEIGGNTPMKGKYPLKELLSNFKYRTIESRLTSVSGWSIRCDWQGIPWKDFIDWAKPGDYSYVYFESYGSYVTAVERKHMDNPRILLATHVDGDEIEFEYGGPFRSIIPNLWGYKSCKWIKHIHFLDEHIRGYWESAGYPEEGLIEPGFTMDVNTGQRRKINGGEVTEF, from the coding sequence ATGAGCTGTCTCAGAAGGCTAAACTGCCCCGTTTTCAATGCTGAACGACTCCAGAGCGTTCCTGAAAAGGATGAATACACTGTCGAGATCGGCGGAAACACCCCTATGAAGGGTAAGTACCCCCTCAAGGAACTCCTCTCAAACTTCAAATACCGGACAATCGAAAGCAGACTTACCTCCGTATCCGGCTGGAGCATACGATGCGACTGGCAAGGGATACCGTGGAAGGACTTCATAGACTGGGCAAAGCCCGGAGATTACAGCTACGTATACTTCGAGAGCTACGGCAGTTACGTAACAGCTGTGGAGCGCAAGCATATGGACAATCCCCGTATCCTCCTTGCAACCCATGTGGATGGAGACGAGATAGAGTTCGAGTACGGCGGACCCTTCCGGAGCATCATACCGAATCTGTGGGGGTACAAAAGCTGTAAATGGATAAAACATATACACTTCCTTGATGAACACATCCGAGGCTACTGGGAATCCGCAGGCTATCCTGAAGAGGGGCTTATTGAGCCGGGATTCACCATGGACGTTAATACAGGGCAGAGAAGGAAAATAAACGGCGGGGAGGTCACCGAGTTTTAA